GCCGTACTCCTTCTGCGCCTCCTCTTTCTTCGCCTCGTGCGCCTTTTTCTCCTCTTCGGTCTCAAGCTCCAGGTCGCCGCGGTCGATCGCCTTCAGGTGCTTCTCGTTGTAGCTGTGCAGCGCCTGTACGACCCACTCGTCGACCGGGTCGGTCATGTACAGGACCTCGTAGTCCTTCTTCCTGAACACTTCCATGTACGGGGAGTTTTCCACCGCCGCGCGGGACATGCCGGTGATGAAATAGATCTCCTTCTGCCCCTCCGGCATCCTCTCCACGTACTCCTTCAGCGAAACATACTTGCCGTTCTCCGTCTTTGAGCTCTCGTACAGGAGGAGGTCCTGGATCTTTTCACGGTTGGCGTGGTCGAAGTGAACCCCTTCCTTCAGGACGACCCCGAACTCCGCGTAGAACTTCAGGTAATCCTCCGGCTCCTTCTCCTTCATCTCGGCGAGGGTGGAGAGGATCTTCGACACCAGGCTCTTCTGGATCCTCTTGATCTGCACGTCTTCCTGCAGAATCTCGCGGGAGACGTTCAACGGCAGGTCGCTGGAGTCGACCACACCCTTGATGAAACGCAGGTAGTCGGGGAGGAGCGCTTCACAGTTGTCGGTGATGTACACCCTCTTCACGTAGAGGTGCACCCCTTTCTTGTGGTCGCGCAGGAAGAGGTCGAACGGCTTGTGGGAGGGGATGTACACGATCGACTTGAACTCGCTCACCCCTTCCGCGGAGTAGTGGATGGTGCGCAGCGGCTTGTCGTAGTCGTGCGAGATGTGCTTGTAGAACTCCTCGTACTCCTCTTCGGTGATCTCGCTCTTCGGGCGGGTCCAGATCGCCTTCATGGAGTTAAGCGTTTCCTCGGTGGTCTTGTCGATGGTGCCGCCACCCTCGATGACCTCTCCGTCGGCGCCCTTTACCTGCTCGGTGCGGGTAATGTCCATGACGATCGGGTACTGCACGTAGTCGGAGTACTTCTTCACGATGGAGCGCAGGCGCCACTCTTCGAGATACTCCTTCATCTCTTCTTTCAGGTGCAGGGTGATCTCCGTGCCGCGGGTCTCCTTGGTGCACTCCTCGATGGAGTAGCTCCCGTCACCGGTCGACTCCCACAGGGTGCCGAATTCCTTCTCGCCAGCCTTGCGGGTGATGAGGGTAACCTTGTCGGCGACCATAAAGGAGGCGTAGAAGCCGACGCCGAACTGACCGATCAGTTCCGGGGAATCGGCGAGGCTCTTCTCCTTCAGGGCGGCGAGGAAATTGCGGGTGCCGGACTTTGCGATGGTGCCTATATTGTCGGCGACCTCGTCCATGCTCATCCCGATGCCGTTGTCGGTGACGGTGAGGGTCCCGGCTGCCTTGTCAACGTGCAGCTTTATCTTCCACTCGGCGTTCCCCTCGAGAAGTTCCATGTTTGAGTGGGACTCGAACCTGAGCTTGTCGATGGCGTCCGAGGCATTGGATATCAGCTCTCTCAGGAAGATGTCTTTGTTGGAGTAGAGGGAGTGGATGACCAGGTCCAGAAGCTGCTGGACTTCGGTCTCAAATTTCTTGACGGTTTTACCCATGGGTGGTGATCTCCTTTAACGCCATTTTGAACAATCCTTTTTTCAACGTAAGCATCGGGTCCCGCTTTTTCAAGGGTGAAAATGACCACAGCTCCCGGGACGTGACTCGGCCCCTGTGTCGCGACGGGAGTGATGAACGCAGAAGGCCTTGCCCATTCGAATGGCGCCGGTATACAATCTCCTGCGAAACCCATGAAAGATGAGCCCTTTCCGTCCCTTTTCACGCCCCCCTTTCCTTGACACCTTCAGCCGCCGTATGTTAATAAACACGGCTACACTTCCCGGCGGCGCCGGGATCCCCCTCCGAACCGTTCTCTCTACCACCATGCGGGAGCCTCATGTACTACCCAGATTTAGCCACATTCAAAGACCTGTCCGCACAGGGAAACCTGATCCCGGTGTACCGCGAGATCATGGCCGACCTGGACACCCCGGTTGGGGCCTTCAAGAAGATCGACGACGGCCGTTACGGCTTTCTCCTTGAGAGTATCGAAGGGGGTGAGAAGTGGGGGCGCTATACCTTCCTCGGCTCGTCCCCTGCAGTCGTTATCCGCGCGAAGGAAGGGTGGGTCGAGGTGGTGGAGAGGGAAGAGGTGCGCCGGGTGGAGGTGGGGGATCCCCTCTGCTATCTGCGCGACTTCATGGCGGCCTACCGCCCCGTGGAGGTCCCCGGTATTCCGCGCTTCTTCGGCGGCGCCGTGGGGTATCTCGGCTACGACTGCGTGCGGCATTTCGAGCGCCTGCCAAAGAAGAACGAGGAGGCGATCGGCGCTTACGACGCCTACTTCATAATCACCGACACGATGCTGATCTTCGACAGCCTGAGCCAGAAGATCAAGGTCGTCTC
The DNA window shown above is from Geomonas sp. RF6 and carries:
- the htpG gene encoding molecular chaperone HtpG — encoded protein: MGKTVKKFETEVQQLLDLVIHSLYSNKDIFLRELISNASDAIDKLRFESHSNMELLEGNAEWKIKLHVDKAAGTLTVTDNGIGMSMDEVADNIGTIAKSGTRNFLAALKEKSLADSPELIGQFGVGFYASFMVADKVTLITRKAGEKEFGTLWESTGDGSYSIEECTKETRGTEITLHLKEEMKEYLEEWRLRSIVKKYSDYVQYPIVMDITRTEQVKGADGEVIEGGGTIDKTTEETLNSMKAIWTRPKSEITEEEYEEFYKHISHDYDKPLRTIHYSAEGVSEFKSIVYIPSHKPFDLFLRDHKKGVHLYVKRVYITDNCEALLPDYLRFIKGVVDSSDLPLNVSREILQEDVQIKRIQKSLVSKILSTLAEMKEKEPEDYLKFYAEFGVVLKEGVHFDHANREKIQDLLLYESSKTENGKYVSLKEYVERMPEGQKEIYFITGMSRAAVENSPYMEVFRKKDYEVLYMTDPVDEWVVQALHSYNEKHLKAIDRGDLELETEEEKKAHEAKKEEAQKEYGSIISFIQDTLKDQVKEVRLSSRLTDSACCLVADEMGLNANMEKILKAMNQDVPEAKRILELNPDHPIMQVMTSMFERNKEDAKLKDYSELLLDQALLTEGSPIKDPLRFAKLVSELMVASGK